TCCAGCCGCAACAGGGTGTCCATCGCCTGCTGACGTTCGGCGGTCGTGAGCAGGATGTCTTCGGCGTGGATTCGGCAGGACCCCAAATATCCGGCGGCATTCGTGCCGAAATCCTCCAGGCCCAAATCCTCAAGCAGCAACCGGGCAATGTTTTCCAGGTCGCCGACGTTGCGGCGATGGATCGTCACGCGCGCGGCCGCCTTCACCCCATGCCGCCGCAGGGTGCGAATGCCCCGCACCGCTCCCAAAAACGAACCCGTCCCCCTGCAGGAATCATGGACTTCCGGCGAGGCGCCGTCAAGCGAGACCTGTACGCAATTACAGCGTCCCGTTTGGGCCAGAAAGGCGGCCAGGTCATCATCGATGAGTGCGCCGTTGGAAAGCACCCGGAACCGCATGCGGTTCTTCACGATTGCGGAGATCAACAAGCGGATGTCCGGCCGCAGGAAGGCTTCGCCGCCGGAGAGGGTGAGTTCCATCACCCCCAAGGAGCCCAGCTCCTCGAGGAAGGATAGCCATTCGTTCGTGGGGAGATCCTGATACTCGACCGCGGGGTTGTGGAAATAATAGCAATACCGGCAGCGGAGATTGCATTGCGCCGTGATTTCCAGATCCAAGCTGCGCGGTGTGCGCATCACCGCGCCGGATGTTCCGTTCATTCGGACGGTCCGAATTCATACCCGACGAACCCGCGCCGGGCCAGATCCGCCACGAACTCGTCGATCTCCTCAGATACCGTGCCGGGAACCCGAGCGAACCGTTCCTGAATCTGCGAGGCGATCTGCTCGAGGGTCTGCCGGCCGTCCATCAGCTTCCAGACGGCCACCCCCACCGGGTTGATGCCCACGGCCTCGGCCGTATCGGGGTTGAACAACACCGCCCAATCGTCGAATTCTTCCCGCAACACCACAACCGGGTTGATCAGAGGTTTCTGCAGAGTCGCCATTCGCCGACCTCGAAGAGATGGCCGGGTATTATACCAGCGCGAAAAAAGCTTTCTCCGGCATCATCCGGCAAGCGGACGGGCGAATCGTGCGCCGGCCGCCCGTCTGCGTCCCCCCAGCCGGGGGAATTCGGTCCTCCGGATGGATCAAGCCGGCCGGGAAGGAATGCGGCGGGAAACGCAACCCCGACATGCGGGTCGCATCCGCGAGTGCCGGTAACCGCGCATTCATTGCGCGTCAGCAGGCTTCCCGATGGCTGCCAGAGCCTTCCCGCACAGGAACACCATCGCCGCCGCCATCGCCGTGAACACCCCCGCCTCCGGATAGCTGATCTTCACGCCGTTGCGCGCCTCGTTGACGATCATGGCGACGAGCGCCACTCCCATGGCGGCCCCCTTGACGATCAGCGCCGAGGAAAGCAGATACCCGAGCGGAGTTCGCTTCCAGAGCAACGCGGCGGTCGCCGCGGCAAGCGGCACGATCAATCCCAGATCCAAAACCTGGACGGGAAGCGTGGTGTAATTGTCCAATCCGTACGGCGGTTCGCCGGCGGCCAAAGCCGGCAGAATCCGTCCCAGCCAGGCGGCCGTGAGGAAGGCGGCGAGTCCGAGGCACAGGGCGATGATCCCCCGGCGCGGGAATCCTTCTGAGCAGCGGGCCGGCAGAACGGCGGCGTCGATCTGCGAGGCGGCCAGCGCGGCCGCAAACAGGGAAAGGCCGAAGAGCGCGACGTAGACCAGGAACAACGGATTGAACCAGACGCCGAAGGCGGCGACGGTGTAGTTGTAGAGGAAGAACCCGAGCATGCCGAGGAGCCACAGGCGGCCGCGCAGGGAACCGCGGTTGGAAAGCGCAAGGGCCGCGGCCAGCGCCGGGACGGCCAGGAACAGGGTCACCGCGTCCACCGCCTGGGCTTGAGAAGATCCAGCGACCGGATCGCAGCGGTACAAGCCGGAGCCTGTGATTTCCACCTGCTCGCCCATGACCGTGGTGAACTCGAACGGCGTCCCGGCCGACGGCCAGAACAGGCCGGCTCCGGCGGCAAAGGCGGAAAGGATTAAAATGGCGATGGTGAGGATATTCAAGATACGCTGAGACATGATTCCTTCCTTCTTTTCTTCATTTCATCCCACCTCCCGCCTCATCTCTACCCCTGCACCCCTCCCCTTCTCCTGGCATAAGCCAGGAGAAGGGGAGGAGTTGGGGAGGGAATGAGGAAGGGCTGGCAGGGACGGAATAGACTCAGATATTCAGCTCCGCCGCCCAAGCCCGGATCTTCGTCCAATCCCGCAGGTCCCCTTTATTGGCGCCGATCAACCGGCCGAGCGTTCCTTCCAGGAAGGAAAGCTTTTGCGGATCGAATTTGCCGGCGAAGAACTCCGTGGACACCGGCGCGATCTGCTTAATCGCCGACGGAAGATAATCCTCCCGGATGGAGCGGTCCATCTCTCCGTCCCCCAGCGCCATGATGTGGGCGCTGAAGACCGCGACCGGCTTCTCACGGAGCGCCTGTTCGAACCGGGCCGCGAAATCCGCCGCCGGGGATAGCCAGCGGCCGAAGCGGACCGCGCTGCCCAAAACGACGGCCGAGTAGCCGCTCACGTCCCGGACGTTTTCCGCAAGCATAAGCTCGGCCCCGCGGCCGCGGGCGGCCAGTTCCTCGGCGATCGCCTGCGCGATCTCGCCGGTGGATCCGCACTTCGATGCGTAAGCAACCAGAACTTTCTTGTCCATGCCATCCGCTCCTGAAATGGAACCTTCGAGGTATTCCGCCTGCGGCGGCGCCGCCGCCCAATACGCCATCCCGCCGCAGCCCAGGCACGCCGCCCCCAGAGTCAAGGCCGAGCAACCGAGAAATGTGCGCCTATCGATTTTCGACATCCGGACTCTCCTTTTATCCCGCTCTCGCGGGATGATGAATACCCCGCGGCTTGCCTCGCAGTTCTTCGCATTTGCGCTCCCCGGCCTCGCCCGGCGAAGCCGGGGCGGGGCTTTGCTACCGCGCAGCAAGCTGCGCGGTCATTCATTTGAACGGTGTTTACTTAGTGGTAAAAAAAACTCATTTCCGAACCACCGTATCCACCATCGCCACCAGCAGTTGGTCGAAGAATTCTTCGAACTCCCTGCCGTAGGCTTTCATCACCGTCAACCGCAGCATGGCCGCGCCGTGGATGGTGATCCACATTTGGGTGGCCAGCATCGCCGCATCGTAGCCCGCGGGAAGGGCGATTTCCCCCCTTTGCACGCCGCGCGCCACCATCGCGACCACCGGCGCGAATTGCGGATGCTTCCGGATTTCCTCCGGCGCGCCGTACGGCAGGTCCGGGGTGTTGAACATCAGCTGGTAATGCTCCGGGTACGCAGCCGCAAAGCGCAGGTACTGCCGGCCGTTCTCGATCAGCAGATCCCGCGTGCCCAGGTCCGGCGGCAGGTTGGTGTCCAGCGCGCCCGCGATCGCCCAGCTTTCCTCGCGGATCGCCTGCAGGATCTCCTCTTTTCCGCTGAAGTGCTTGTAGAGCGCGCCCGGCGTGTGGCGCAGCTCCTTGGCCAGCTTGCGCATCGAAAGCCCGGCCAGGCCCTTTTCCAGGAAGATCTTCCTGGCCTTATCAAGGATCTTTTGCCGAGAAAGATCCCGCCTCTGCGGTTGATCCGCTTTTCCAGCCATCGAGGACAATAGTAAACAGTGTTTACTTATTTGTCAAGGGCGAAAAGCAGCGGGTAGTACGGGAATGCCCGCCTCTTCTTTATTACTGGCCGTTTCACGCGCGAATGGCCTCAGGAAGCTTCCGCCGCGGCAGGATTGCTCTTTACGCCGAAGGATTCCGTCCGCCCCGGCGCCTTCCGGCCGGCCGGAAAACCGCGTCCGATGGATTCGATTGAGACTCGTCCGCAACAGCAGTCCGCCGCTATGAAAAGCCAGGCCGGATCATCCTCCCACCTCAAGGGGTTCCCGGGCACCATGCCGGAGCTTCGGACCGGCGGCGCGTAAAAACCGGCGCCGGTCTATTCCATTTCGAAAAAACCGCTCTATAATGATCAGGATTAACCGCCGGTCAACGGGCGCATCCATCCCGACGGGCACAAGGAGCCTGCCTATGAGCATCATTGAGGTTGACAACCTTTCCAAATACTACGGCAAATCGCGGGGCATCGTCGACGTCTCCTTCCGCGAGGAGGAAGGCGAGATCTTCGGCTTCATCGGCCCCAACGGCGCCGGGAAGTCCACCACCATCCGCCTGCTGCTATCGCTGATCCACCCCACCCGCGGCGGCGCGAGGATTTTCGGCAAGGACGTGACCAAGCACGGGCCGGAAATCCGCCGCGACATCGGCTACCTGCCCTCGGAGGTCTTTTACTACGAAGGCATGAAGGTGATCGACCTGCTGAAGTATTCCGCCAGCTTCTACGGCAAAGATTGCACCCGGCGGATGAAGGAACTCTCCGAGTTGATGGAACTGGAGATGAACCGCCGGATCAGCGACCTTTCCTACGGTAACAAGAAGAAGGTCGGCATCGTCCAGGGGCTGCTGCACAGCCCCAAACTGCTCTTCCTCGACGAACCGACGGCCGGGCTCGACCCGCTCATGCAGCGCAAGTTCTTCGATCTGATCCGCGAGGAAAACAAGCGCGGCGTGACCGTCTTCTTCTCCTCGCACATTTTGGGCGAGGTCCAGCGCCTGTGCACCCGGGTTGGCATCATCCGCGAGGGAAAAATCGTCGAAATCTCCGACATCCGCACCCTGCAGAAGAACAACTACAAAAAGGTGTGCGTGACCGCCAAGGGGCTCAAGCCGGCCGACCTCAAGCTGGCCGGGGCGACCAACCTCCAAACCGAGGACGGAACGGTCAGTTTCTTCTTCAAGGGCGACATCAACGCGGTGGTCAAGAAGATCGGCGGCTTGAAGCTGGACGACGTGACCATCGAGGAGCCGACCCTGGAAGAAATCTTCATGCACTACTACGAATAGGCGGCGGCGATGAGCGCAACCATCTTCCGACACGAATTTCTCACCCGGCTGCGGTCGGTGGCCGTCTGGTCGGCCGCCGTCGCGGCACTGATGTTCCTGTTCTTCTCGATTTTCCCGGGGTTCGCCAAAGACGCCGCGCTGATCAACGAGCTGTGGTCCAAGTTCCCGCCCGAACTGCGCGCGGCGTTCGGAATCGATAAGCTGAATTTCGCCACCGTACTCGGGTTCTACGCCTTCCTGCTGATCTTCGTCGAAATCTGCCTGGCGATCCAGGCCGGCAACTACGGCTTCGGGCTGGTCTCGGTGGAGGAAAACGAGCTGACGGCGGATTTCCTGCTGACCAAGCCGGTCAGCCGGCTGCAGGTCCTTAACAGCAAGCTGCTGGCCGCCCTTTCGGCGATGGGGCTCACCACGCTCCTGACCTGGGCTGTCTCGCTGCTTTCCGTCGCCGTGTGGAACGACGGCCACGAGTACGACGCCCACGTCCTGCTCTTGGTGATGGCCAGCCTGCCGCTGTTCCAGGTCTTCTTCCTCGCGGTCGGGCTGGCGGTCTCGCTGATCGTCAAGCGGGTGCGCAGCGTCACCCCCTACTCGCTCGGGCTGGGCTTCGGAGCCTACGTGCTCTCGGCCTTCAGCGGGATGCTGGGCGACGTCAAGCTGGAGTACATCACGCCGTTCAAGCACTGGGATCCGGCCTACATCGTCAATACCGGCGCGTGGAACGGGCCCCTGGCGGCGTTGAACGTGGGGGTGTCGGTCGGCGCGCTGGCCCTGGCCTACGCGCTGTACCTCCGCCGCGACATCCCGGCGGCTTCGTAAGGAGGCGCGATGAACATTTTCTTCCGCGAACTGCGGACCAACCTGAAATCGCTCGTCATCTGGTGCGTGATCATGGGGCTCTTGATCATGATCGGAACCGCCAAGTTTTCCGCCTTCGCCGGCGATCCGGAAAGCCTGAAGCTTCTGGACACCGTTCCGGAGGCGATGCTCGACGCGATGAACCTGCGGGCCTTCAACCTCACCACCGTGACCGGTTTCTTCGGGATCCTGTTCGTCTACTTCGGGCTGATGGGCGCGATCGCGGCGGCGATGTGGGGGACCGACCTCATCTCTAAGGAGGAGCGCGACAAAACGGTGGAATTCTCGCTCGTCCTGCCGGTCTCGCGCAGCCGGGTGATCACCGCCAAGGCGCTGGCGGCGCTGGTCAACTGCGCCGCCTTCGTCCTGATCACCTGGGCGATGTCGCTCCTTTTCGTGGCGAGCTACGCGCCCGACGCTGAATTCTACGCCTTCCTCTCGCTCGAGATGCAGGCGATGTTCCTGATCGAGCTGGTCTTCCTCGCCCTGGGTTTGCTGCTCGGCTGCGCGATGAAGCAGTACAAACTCTCAGGCTCGGCCGCGGTCGGGATCATCCTAACCACCTACATAATGTCGGTCATTTCGGGGATGCAGAAGGACCTGGATTTCCTCAAGTACTTCACGCCCTTCAAGTACTTCGACGCCGCGGCGCTGCTGCGCGACGGCGCGCTAGACGGCGGCTACGTGTTGCTCTCGGCGGGAATCATCGCCGTGTGCGTCGCGGCCGCCTACCTCGCCTACAACAAGCGCGATTTATACATCTAGCCCAACCGCCCTGCGTCACTGCGGCATTCCACGTCCCCCCTTCCACTCCGCGGTTCGGGGGGACGTCCTTTTTATCTGGAAGAGCGGATGATCCCCGGGCAGTGCCTTGCCCGGCAGACAACGATCCGCAGCCGCCACAGGGGGGAATTTGCGATTCCCGATCCTGTGCCGGGCGGCTTGGAAGCCGCACTCCGTTCCGGCGATGGCCGCCGCAAGCCATCAGCCTTTCCGGGTGCTGGAACGGGGTGGCTGGTCGCCTGGAAAGGATCCCGGGAAAGCCAATTCCTCTGCTGCACCACGGCGGATCGGGAGGGAGAATTTCTTTCTCTTCCCTTAAGGCCTTGACACCAACGCCCTCATAGAAGCAAATGCGTCTTTTTTCGCTTTCGGCGGGCCGATCTTTCCTTCCAAACCGCCATGCAGGACCCGTCTTATTCCGGCGCAACCGCAATCGGCGCTGGCAGTCCGGGAAAATTTCATTCGGCGGCGCGGGGGACCTCCCCACGCCCTCCTCTTCCGGCCGCCGGAGCCGGCGAAGGAAAACATCAAAACCCCGTTCGCCGATGAAAGCACGCCCGTTACATAAACGGTCCGTAAAATTGAGGCGCAGGTTTTTAGAAACCGTTTATAGGATCTCTCCGGGAAGTCGTCGAAAATCTTTTTATCACAGGATAAAGATGGCGGCGACCGTCATACTGATCAGCGGCAATCCGAAACTCAGGGATGAAATTGCCGCGCTCCTTCCAATCCATTGGACCCTGGCAGCATTCCCGACCCTCCACGAAGCCCGCAACGATCCGGGCCGTTTCGCGCAATCCCCTCAGGAAGACCTCAGCCTATGGATCGATTTGACCGGGCCGCAGAATGCGGCCGGCCGGTTGGATTCCCTGCCCGGCCATCCGGGGCGGATCGTGGCCATCATCGACGATCCCGCCCGGCGCGATTCCGTCCTGCGCGCCGGCGCCGACGACTACCTTCTCCTGCCGCTGTTGTCGTCCGAGATCGAAATTCGCCTGGGCCGCGCCCGCCGGGAAGGGGAGATGTTCCGCAAGCTCCTCGGCCAGCTGGCCCGGCGCGACCGGCAGGCGTCCATCGGCCGCCTGACCTCGCACATCTGCCACGAAATCAACAACGCGATGCAGGCCACCCGCGGCGCGCTGGCGCTGGCATTGGAAGAGCCCGATCTCCCCGGGGAATTGGCCGCGTATCTGAAGCTGTGCCAGTCCGAATCCCAGCGCGTGGTGGATTTGGTCGGCGGCCTGCGGGAGGCGTACTTCGCCGAGGACAAAGCCGGCGAAACGGTGGCCCTCGACGGACTTCTCCGCGAGGTGATCGACGTGATCTCAGAAGAAATGGGAAGCAACGACACCCGGCTGACGGAGGACGCTGCTCCCGATTTGCCGTCCCTGTTCGGCGTCCGGCTTCATTTCTATCTGGCCTTTCTCAGTCTGCTGTTGAACCTCTCCGAGGCGTTCCGGGATTCCGGAGGCTGTGCGATGCGCCTCGGCCTGCGGGCGGCGGCCCCCGCGGGGAAGCCGGGGGTATGCGCCGAGATCGCAATCCGGCCGGACGGCGAGGCCCGGGGGATTCTGGAACCCGGCGGGGAGACTCTGCTCGGGCTGGAACCCGCGGCGGATATCCTCCGGAATTACGGCGGCCGGATCGAAATCCGGCGCGCCGAGTGCGGCCTGGTCGTCCGGGTGCACCTGCCCGCTCTCCGGCCCGCGGATCTGGGAGAAGAAACCGTTGGAGACTGCGCGCATTCTGATCGCGGATGACGATCCGAGCGTCCGACTCACCATTGAGAAGACCCTCGCCAAGGAAGGGGACGCAGTCGAGACAGCCGCCGACGGCGCGGAAGCCGGTGAGATCAGTAAAGGCGATCCATGGTTACACGCTGCGTATGAAAATCGAGCCGACGCTTTAGAGCCCCACTCCATTAAGACGATCCCCGCAAGAAGATGTCCTGGCCCTGATTTTTGATCCCTTCTTCACAACCAAACCCGAAGGCACCGGAACCGGGTTGGGGCTTTCGAT
The Anaerolineales bacterium genome window above contains:
- the scmE gene encoding SynChlorMet cassette radical SAM/SPASM protein ScmE, whose translation is MNGTSGAVMRTPRSLDLEITAQCNLRCRYCYYFHNPAVEYQDLPTNEWLSFLEELGSLGVMELTLSGGEAFLRPDIRLLISAIVKNRMRFRVLSNGALIDDDLAAFLAQTGRCNCVQVSLDGASPEVHDSCRGTGSFLGAVRGIRTLRRHGVKAAARVTIHRRNVGDLENIARLLLEDLGLEDFGTNAAGYLGSCRIHAEDILLTTAERQQAMDTLLRLEARYPGRIQAAAGPLAEGKMWRAMEDARRRGASASALGGRLTACGCTFERLTVRADGGIVPCSMLAHLVLGRINRDKLQEVWLESPRLKEIRGRSAVSLDSFEFCAGCEYRPYCTGNCPGLAYALLGRIDHPSPDACLRRFLADGGRLDPIPE
- the scmD gene encoding SynChlorMet cassette protein ScmD, encoding MATLQKPLINPVVVLREEFDDWAVLFNPDTAEAVGINPVGVAVWKLMDGRQTLEQIASQIQERFARVPGTVSEEIDEFVADLARRGFVGYEFGPSE
- a CDS encoding flavodoxin domain-containing protein — translated: MSKIDRRTFLGCSALTLGAACLGCGGMAYWAAAPPQAEYLEGSISGADGMDKKVLVAYASKCGSTGEIAQAIAEELAARGRGAELMLAENVRDVSGYSAVVLGSAVRFGRWLSPAADFAARFEQALREKPVAVFSAHIMALGDGEMDRSIREDYLPSAIKQIAPVSTEFFAGKFDPQKLSFLEGTLGRLIGANKGDLRDWTKIRAWAAELNI
- a CDS encoding TetR/AcrR family transcriptional regulator → MAGKADQPQRRDLSRQKILDKARKIFLEKGLAGLSMRKLAKELRHTPGALYKHFSGKEEILQAIREESWAIAGALDTNLPPDLGTRDLLIENGRQYLRFAAAYPEHYQLMFNTPDLPYGAPEEIRKHPQFAPVVAMVARGVQRGEIALPAGYDAAMLATQMWITIHGAAMLRLTVMKAYGREFEEFFDQLLVAMVDTVVRK
- a CDS encoding ABC transporter ATP-binding protein is translated as MSIIEVDNLSKYYGKSRGIVDVSFREEEGEIFGFIGPNGAGKSTTIRLLLSLIHPTRGGARIFGKDVTKHGPEIRRDIGYLPSEVFYYEGMKVIDLLKYSASFYGKDCTRRMKELSELMELEMNRRISDLSYGNKKKVGIVQGLLHSPKLLFLDEPTAGLDPLMQRKFFDLIREENKRGVTVFFSSHILGEVQRLCTRVGIIREGKIVEISDIRTLQKNNYKKVCVTAKGLKPADLKLAGATNLQTEDGTVSFFFKGDINAVVKKIGGLKLDDVTIEEPTLEEIFMHYYE
- a CDS encoding ABC transporter permease subunit, whose protein sequence is MSATIFRHEFLTRLRSVAVWSAAVAALMFLFFSIFPGFAKDAALINELWSKFPPELRAAFGIDKLNFATVLGFYAFLLIFVEICLAIQAGNYGFGLVSVEENELTADFLLTKPVSRLQVLNSKLLAALSAMGLTTLLTWAVSLLSVAVWNDGHEYDAHVLLLVMASLPLFQVFFLAVGLAVSLIVKRVRSVTPYSLGLGFGAYVLSAFSGMLGDVKLEYITPFKHWDPAYIVNTGAWNGPLAALNVGVSVGALALAYALYLRRDIPAAS
- a CDS encoding ABC transporter permease subunit, with protein sequence MNIFFRELRTNLKSLVIWCVIMGLLIMIGTAKFSAFAGDPESLKLLDTVPEAMLDAMNLRAFNLTTVTGFFGILFVYFGLMGAIAAAMWGTDLISKEERDKTVEFSLVLPVSRSRVITAKALAALVNCAAFVLITWAMSLLFVASYAPDAEFYAFLSLEMQAMFLIELVFLALGLLLGCAMKQYKLSGSAAVGIILTTYIMSVISGMQKDLDFLKYFTPFKYFDAAALLRDGALDGGYVLLSAGIIAVCVAAAYLAYNKRDLYI